The proteins below come from a single Lonchura striata isolate bLonStr1 chromosome 10, bLonStr1.mat, whole genome shotgun sequence genomic window:
- the PLSCR1 gene encoding phospholipid scramblase 1: MQGPQPATAPGMPYGSPQSVPGTYQGAGNYGFQPQPMGFPGGFVAPPVQNQPTMDGTIWMPIPPSVPNCPPGLEYLTQIDQILIHQQLEVLEIVTGFEENNKYELKNVLGQRVYFAAEDTDCLTRNCCGPTRPFTIKITDNLGREVITLHRPLRCGSCCCPCCLQELEVQAPPGTTVGYVVQNWHVCLPKFTIQDEKRRDILKITGPCVLCQCCEDIHFEVKSLDETCPVGKISKQWTGLARELFTDSDNFGISFPMDLDVKMKAVMIGACFLIDFMFFEHSK, from the exons ATGCAAG gaCCTCAACCTGCCACAGCACCTGGAATGCCCTATGGCTCCCCTCAGTCAGTCCCTGGGACTTACCAAG GTGCAGGGAACTATGGATTCCAGCCACAGCCCATGGGGTTCCCAGGTGGATTTGTCGCTCCACCTGTGCAGAACCAGCCCACCATGGATGGGACAATCTGGATGCCTATCCCTCCTTCTGTTCCCAACTGCCCTCCTGGACTGGAGTACCTCACACAG ATTGACCAGATATTAATTCATCAGCAACTTGAGGTTCTTGAGA TTGTGACTGGCtttgaagaaaacaacaaatacGAACTGAAGAACGTGCTGGGGCAAAGGGTGTACTTTGCAGCAGAGGACACTGACTGCTTGACCAGGAACTGCTGTGGGCCAACACGGCCCTTCACCATAAAGATTACTGATAACCTGGGCCGTGAGGTGATAACGCTGCACAGGCCTCTCCGCtgtggctcctgctgctgcccctgctgtTTGCAGGAG CTGGAAGTCCAGGCACCTCCAGGAACAACAGTTGGTTATGTTGTCCAGAACTGGCATGTCTGCCTGCCAAAGTTTACCATTCAAGATGAGAAAAGAAGGGATATTCTGAAAATTACTGGCCCATGTGTTTTGTGCCAGTGTTGTGAGGACATTCATTTTGAG GTGAAATCGCTGGATGAGACTTGTCCTGTTGGGAAGATTTCTAAGCAGTGGACTGGTCTTGCACGGGAATTGTTTACGGATTCAGATAACTTTGGAATCTCATTCCCAATGGACCTCGATGTGAAAATGAAAGCTGTCATGATTGGTGCTTGCTTCCTTATC GATTTCATGTTTTTTGAGCATAGTAAATAA